The segment CGCTACTGGAACGCGATCGTCGGCAACGGTGGCGCCGAGAGCGCCTGCGGCTGGTGCAGGGACCGGTGGGGCCTGTCGTGGCAGATCACTCCGATCGCCCTGACCGAAGCGATCGCCGATCCCGACCGAGATGCTGCCAAGCGCGCGTTCGACGCGATGATGACGATGCGGAAGATCGACGTCGGCGCCATCGAGGCGGCGCGCCGCGGTTGAGGTCGCGTTTGCCGGCGGGTGTCCCGTGCCCGCGCGGCGCAATTCGGGCGACAGGTTACCATCGCGGGCCCGATCCGACGCGTGCCAGCGGATGTCACTGATGCCCGTGTATTGGCGTTGCCGGTGGCCAGGTCGATGCGATCCCACCCGACCTGGCCGGGGCAAGTCAGTGCCTGCACCTCGTTTTAGCCCAAACGCTCGATCGCGGCAGGCTTGTTCTGCGCAGATCGGATGCGGTCGACGTTAAACTTAGGGCGTCGGTCGAACCGGTAGATGCCGTTCTGCTCCTGGTACACGTCGGTCAGCTGCGTGTAGCAATACCCGAACATCCGCTCGTTGCCGAGCAGCACCTGGCACTGGCCCTCGAAGCGAGCGTGGAACTCGTCCAGCGTCTGCGGTCCAGGGCCATAGCCCCACGAGTCGTCGCCAGGCTTGGCATCCGGGTTCCAGCGAATGCCGCCAAACTCGCTCACGAAGAACGGTTGGCCGCGATAGGCGATCGACATCGGCGTCTGGCCCGGCTTGCCGCCGTTGATCATCGGTTGGCCGTCCGCCAGCCCGACATGGTTGGCCGCGAGGATCGCGGGGTCTTGGGCGTAGTCGTGCACGTCGTAGACGTCCGATTCGGGCACGCGATGCGCGTAGCCTGACGTATCCAGAACGGGCCGGATGGGGTCGAACGCCTTCGTGGCCAGGAACATCGCGCGCGTCACGTCGTCGAGCACCGTGATGCGGTCGTGCAGCCGTTGATGCGTCTCGTTGAGCGGGCACCAGCCGATGATGCAGGGGTGGGAGTAGTCGCGTTCCAGCGCTTCGAGCCACTGCGTAACGTAGGTCGCGGTCGTCTGCTGGTTGTCGGTATCGGGCCCGCCGACGTTGCAACCCCAATCGCCGAACTCGCCCCAGACGAGGTAACCGGCGCGGTCGGCATGGTAGAGGAACCGTTCTTCGAAAACCTTCTGGTGCAAGCGAGCCCCATTGAAGCCGGCGGCCATCGAGATCTCGATGTCGCGCTTCAGGTCGTCGTCGGTGGGTGCGGTCAGGATGCCGTCGGGATAGTAGCCCTGATCGAGCACGAGCCGCTGGAAGACAGACTTGCCGTTGATGCGAATCGCCATTCCGTCGATCGCGATCGACCGCAACCCGCAATAGCTGTCGGCGGCGTCCAACACGGCGCCGTCACCGTCGAGCAGTTCCAGCTTTATGTCGTATAGGAATGGGTCCTCGATCGACCAGAGGCGCCGATCGGCTTGGGGCACGGGCAGGTCGAGCATCGTCGCGATGCCTGTATCGGTGCGCCGGGTGACGGTGGCGACCGTGCGCCCTCCGACGATCAGGGATGCGCGCACGCGCTTGCTCGCTCGAGCGCCGAAGATCGGTTGCACGAGCATGAACCGGTCGTTCGCCACGTCCGGCGTGATGCGCGGCCGCTGAAGGTGGCAGTCTGGCACTGGTTCCATCCACACGGTCTGCCAGATGCCGGTCGTGCGCGTGTACAGGCACCCGGCGTTCGCGTACTCGGGCGACTGCTTACCCAACGGCATCGGGCGGCGATG is part of the Tepidisphaeraceae bacterium genome and harbors:
- a CDS encoding glycoside hydrolase family 2 TIM barrel-domain containing protein, with product MSTIRAEYPRPQFVRADWLCLNGPWQFEIDQGDSGIERGLVTSDLAGQITVPFCPESPLSGIGNTDFLQAVWYRRTVTIPAAWAGRRALLHFGAVDYDATVWANGVEVARHRGGFTPFSADLSIVAQPGDAVTIVVRARDPHRRPMPLGKQSPEYANAGCLYTRTTGIWQTVWMEPVPDCHLQRPRITPDVANDRFMLVQPIFGARASKRVRASLIVGGRTVATVTRRTDTGIATMLDLPVPQADRRLWSIEDPFLYDIKLELLDGDGAVLDAADSYCGLRSIAIDGMAIRINGKSVFQRLVLDQGYYPDGILTAPTDDDLKRDIEISMAAGFNGARLHQKVFEERFLYHADRAGYLVWGEFGDWGCNVGGPDTDNQQTTATYVTQWLEALERDYSHPCIIGWCPLNETHQRLHDRITVLDDVTRAMFLATKAFDPIRPVLDTSGYAHRVPESDVYDVHDYAQDPAILAANHVGLADGQPMINGGKPGQTPMSIAYRGQPFFVSEFGGIRWNPDAKPGDDSWGYGPGPQTLDEFHARFEGQCQVLLGNERMFGYCYTQLTDVYQEQNGIYRFDRRPKFNVDRIRSAQNKPAAIERLG